One genomic window of Quercus robur chromosome 6, dhQueRobu3.1, whole genome shotgun sequence includes the following:
- the LOC126733369 gene encoding coatomer subunit beta-2 encodes MEKSCTLLIHFDKGTPAIANEIREALEGNDVPAKIDAMKKAVMLLLNGETLPQLFITIVRYVLPSEDHTIQKLLLLYLEIIDKTDAKGRVLPEMILICQNLRNNLQHPNEYIRGVTLRFLCRLNETEIIEPLIPSVLQNLEHRHPFIRRNAILAVMSIYKLPHGEQLLVDAPEMIEKVLSTEQDQSAKRNAFLMLFTCAQDHAINYLLTHVDRVLEWGELLQMVVLELIRKVCRTNRGEKGKYIKIIISLLNAPSTAVVYECAGTLVSLSSAPTAIRAAANTYCQLLLSQSDHNVKLIVLDQLNELKSSHRDIMVDLIMDVLRALSSPNLDIRRKTLDIVLELITPRNIHEVILTLKKEVVKTQGGELEKNGEYRQILIQAIHSCAIKFPEVASTVVHMLMDFLGDSNVGSAVDVVIFVREIIETNPKLRVSIITRLLDTFYQIRAARVCSCALWIIGEYCLSLSEVESGIATIKQCLGELPFYSVSEDGEDTDSSKKAQQVNSFAVSSRRPAVLSDGTYATQSAASETAFSPPTLVQGSLASGNLRSLLLTGDFFLGAVVACTLTKLILRLEEVQPSKVEVNKASSQALLIMVSMLQLGQSLVLQHPIDNDSYDRIVLCIRLLCNTGDEIRKIWLQSCRQSFVKMLSEKQLQETEEIKAKAQISYAQPDDLIDFYHLKSRKGMSQLELEDEVQDDLKRATGEFIKEGDDANKLNRILQLTGFSDPVYAEAYVTVHHYDIVLDVTVINRTKETLQNLCLELATMGDLKLVDRPQNYTLAPESSKQIKANIKVSSTETGVIFGNIVYETSNVHERTVVVLNDIHVDIMDYISPAVCSDSAFRTMWAEFEWENKVAVNTVIQEEKEFLDHIIKSTNMKCLTAPSALDGECGFLAANLYAKSVFGEDALVNLSIEKQADGKLSGYIRIRSKTQGIALSLGDKITLKQKGGS; translated from the exons ATGGAGAAATCTTGTACTCTGCTCATTCACTTTGACAAAGGAACGCCTGCAATTGCAAATGAGATTAGGGAAGCTCTCGAAGGCAATGATGTGCCTGCAAAAATTGATGCAATGAAGAAAGCAGTCATGCTTTTGTTGAATGGTGAAACCTTGCCTCAGCTTTTCATTACAATTGTTAGATATGTATTACCCTCTGAGGATCACACAATCCAAAAACTACTGCTGCTTTATTTGGAGATTATTGATAAAACTGATGCAAAGGGAAGGGTCTTGCCCGAAATGATTTTGATATGCCAAAATTTGAGGAACAACCTCCAGCACCCAAATGAGTATATTCGTGGTGTAACTTTGAGGTTTCTCTGCCGCTTGAATGAGACAGAAATAATTGAGCCATTAATCCCATCTGTTTTGCAAAATTTGGAGCATCGGCACCCGTTTATTAGGAGGAATGCTATATTAGCTGTGATGTCGATCTATAAGCTTCCACATGGTGAGCAGCTTTTAGTTGACGCACCTGAAATGATTGAGAAGGTTCTTTCAACAGAGCAGGATCAATCGGCCAAGCGGAATGCCTTTCTTATGCTATTTACTTGTGCCCAGGATCATGCGATTAATTACCTTTTGACCCATGTTGACAGGGTCTTGGAATGGGGTGAATTGCTTCAGATGGTTGTGTTGGAGTTGATCCGAAAGGTGTGCAGAACAAATCGAGGTGAGAAGGGGAAGTACATTAAGATCATTATATCCTTATTGAATGCTCCTTCAACTGCAGTTGTTTATGAATGTGCCGGGACTCTCGTTTCTTTGTCATCTGCTCCCACTGCTATTAGAGCTGCTGCAAACACTTATTGTCagcttcttctttctcaaagtGACCACAATGTGAAGCTTATTGTGCTTGATCAGCTGAATGAGCTCAAGTCTTCTCATAGGGATATTATGGTTGATTTGATCATGGATGTGCTTAGGGCACTTTCTAGCCCAAATCTTGACATCCGGAGAAAGACACTTGACATTGTTCTTGAACTTATTACTCCCCGGAACATCCATGAGGTGATTCTTACTTTGAAGAAGGAAGTTGTTAAAACACAGGGTGGAGAGCTTGAGAAGAATGGTGAATACAGGCAGATTCTTATTCAAGCCATTCATTCTTGTGCAATTAAGTTCCCAGAAGTTGCAAGTACGGTAGTACATATGTTGATGGATTTCTTGGGAGACAGCAATGTTGGTTCAGCTGTTGATGTTGTTATTTTTGTTCGAGAGATAATTGAAACCAACCCTAAACTAAGGGTTTCAATAATAACTAGGCTATTGGACACTTTCTACCAGATCCGAGCTGCACGTGTCTGTTCTTGTGCTCTCTGGATCATTGGAGAGTATTGCCTGTCACTCTCTGAAGTTGAGAGTGGCATTGCAACCATTAAACAGTGTCTTGGAGAGCTACCTTTTTACTCAGTTTCAGAAGATGGGGAAGATACTGATTCTTCAAAGAAGGCTCAGCAAGTAAactcctttgctgtttcttccAGAAGACCGGCTGTTCTTTCTGATGGCACCTATGCTACACAGAGTGCTGCCTCTGAAACTGCTTTTTCCCCTCCTACCCTTGTTCAAGGATCCTTGGCATCTGGGAATCTGAGATCCCTGCTTCTCACTGGTGACTTTTTCCTTGGGGCAGTTGTGGCTTGCACACTGACAAAGCTTATTCTAAGATTGGAAGAGGTCCAGCCATCTAAAGTTGAAGTGAATAAGGCATCTTCACAGGCATTGTTGATCATGGTCTCCATGCTGCAATTAGGACAATCTTTGGTTCTTCAGCATCCAATTGACAATGACTCATATGATCGGATTGTCCTCTGCATAAGATTGTTATGCAATACTGGTGATGAGATCAGAAAAATATGGTTGCAATCTTGCCGCCAGAGTTTTGTTAAAATGCTCTCAGAAAAACAATTACAGGAAACAGAGGAAATTAAAGCAAAGGCTCAGATTTCTTATGCACAACCAGATGACCTAATTGACTTCTACCATTTAAAGAGCAGGAAG GGTATGAGCCAACTGGAGCTAGAAGATGAGGTCCAAGATGATTTAAAGCGTGCAACTGGAGAGTTCATTAAGGAGGGGGATGATGCAAATAAGCTTAACCGCATTCTCCAACTCACTGGATTTAGTGATCCAGTGTATGCTGAAGCATATGTGACTGTTCACCATTATGATATTGTCCTTGATGTTACAGTTATCAATCGAACTAAGGAGACCTTACAGAATTTGTGCCTGGAGTTGGCAACCATGGGTGATCTTAAACTTGTTGATCGTCCACAGAATTATACACTAGCTCCTGAATCTAGCAAACAAATAAAGGCCAATATCAAGGTTTCCTCGACTGAGACTGGAGTCATATTTGGGAACATTGTTTATGAGACTTCAAATGTGCATGAGCGAACAGTTGTTGTCCTCAATGACATTCATGTAGACATAATGGACTACATCTCTCCTGCAGTTTGTAGTGATTCTGCTTTTAGAACCATGTGGGCAGAGTTTGAGTGGGAAAACAAG GTTGCTGTCAACACTGTAATTCAAGAAGAGAAGGAATTCCTTGACCATATTATCAAATCAACCAACATGAAGTGCCTCACTGCACC GTCTGCACTAGATGGTGAGTGTGGGTTCCTGGCAGCCAACTTGTACGCTAAGAGTGTGTTTGGAGAGGATGCTTTGGTGAATCTGAGCATAGAGAAGCAGGCAGATGGTAAGCTGAGCGGCTACATCAGGATAAGAAGTAAGACCCAAGGCATTGCTCTCAGTTTGGGGGATAAAATTACTCTCAAGCAGAAGGGTGGAAGTTAA
- the LOC126733370 gene encoding probable disease resistance protein At5g66900: protein MAAAFGEGFAVLHVTVKDVVSKARMFKPILKHLESTLDRLAPTVNEITQSSEQLDLPEVETNSLIEHMEEGEKLVLNCMKIRWWNYCFKLYYSLKLKELVEEIVRFCQLDMQVHSTRNVLRTLVNVNINLQKQRVLCAVRDPPDFTVGLDMPMKELKTLLLKEEVQLLLLTAPGGCGKTTLVQMLCQDDQIRGMFEGNILFVNLSKTPNVKVIVQNLLNYKNMQPNFQIQSDEDAINQLSQLLNHLTPNPILLILDDVWLGSESLPEKFKFDLPNYKILVTSRTAFPRFKFTYHLKPLDDVDAMTLFHRSASLHDENSYIPAEEDAKKIVRGCGGFPLVIKVIGGSLRRQHEVVWHSRLMKWSDGQFYFSSDTELLAHLQKSLEFSDDKVIIKECFMDLGSFPEDQRIPAAALIDMWAELYKLDEDGIHAIANLQELNIRNLASLIMARKDASEVKSYYNEDFVTQHDILRELAMHQSSQESIGQRSRLIINISGNNIPKWWTEQKQQLIKARLLSISTDELFSSSWCNIQGSKVEVLVLNFHTKNYTLPEFVEKMDKLKVLIINNYGFFHSKISNFQFLGSLPNLKRIRLEKVSIPSLCETLVPLKSLKKISLFMCNIGKAFENCTIQVSDAFPNLMEINIDYCNDLEELPLGLCDIIHLKKISITNCHKLFALPEEIGKLVNLEVLRLRSCTDLSELPDSIRSLHKLSILDIADCLSIMKLPKHIGELCNLNELNMKGCLRLRTQFPESIMDLEQLKLVVCDEERARLWEPIKEFLPKLKVKVAEKDINLNWLPK, encoded by the exons ATGGCAGCAGCATTTGGAGAGGGCTTTGCAGTGTTACATGTCACTGTTAAGGATGTGGTAAGCAAAGCCCGTATGTTCAAACCCATTCTTAAACACCTCGAATCCACGTTAGATCGTTTGGCGCCAACAGTAAACGAAATAACACAATCAAGTGAACAGCTTGATCTCCCAGAAGTGGAAACAAATAGCTTGATCGAACATATGGAGGAGGGAGAGAAGCTGGTTCTCAACTGCATGAAAATCCGGTGGTGGAACTATTGTTTCAAACTATACTACTCCCTTAAACTTAAAGAGTTGGTCGAAGAAATCGTCAGGTTCTGTCAGCTTGATATGCAAGTGCACAGCACAAGGAATGTGTTGAGGACTTTGGTAAATGTGAATATTAATCTGCAGAAACAAAGGGTGCTGTGCGCGGTTCGTGATCCCCCGGATTTTACAGTCGGGTTGGATATGCCAATGAAGGAGTTGAAGACGCTGCTGTTGAAGGAGGAGGTGCAGCTGCTTCTACTGACTGCTCCTGGAGGATGTGGGAAGACCACATTGGTGCAAATGCTTTGTCAGGATGACCAAATTAGAG GAATGTTTGAGGGCAATATTCTCTTTGTGAACCTTTCAAAAACTCCCAATGTGAAGGTCATTGTGCAGAACCTATTAAATTATAAGAATATGCAGcctaattttcaaattcaaagtgATGAAGATGCAATCAACCAGCTGTCACAACTGCTGAATCATCTTACACCTAATCCTATATTGTTGATCCTAGATGATGTCTGGCTTGGGTCAGAATCCCTTCCTGAAAAGTTTAAGTTTGATCTTCCCAATTACAAGATTTTGGTTACTTCAAGAACTGCATTTCCAAGATTTAAATTTACATATCACTTAAAACCACTAGATGATGTTGATGCAATGACTCTTTTTCATCGCTCAGCATCCCTACATGATGAGAACTCTTACATTCCAGCAGAAGAAGATGCCAAAAAG ATAGTAAGAGGCTGTGGGGGATTCCCCCTAGTCATTAAAGTGATTGGTGGTTCACTGCGTAGGCAGCATGAAGTAGTATGGCACAGTAGACTAATGAAATGGTCTGatggtcaattttattttagttctgATACGGAGCTGCTTGCTCATCTTCAAAAAAGCCTAGAATTTTCCGACGACAAGGTCATCATCAAAGAGTGTTTCATGGACCTAGGTTCATTTCCTGAAGACCAAAGGATCCCTGCCGCTGCCCTCATTGATATGTGGGCAGAATTGTATAAACTGGATGAAGATGGCATCCATGCCATTGCCAATTTACAAGAACTCAACATTCGAAATCTGGCTAGTCTTATTATGGCAAG GAAAGATGCAAGTGAGGTCAAAAGTTATTATAATGAAGACTTTGTCACACAACATGATATTCTTAGAGAGCTTGCTATGCATCAGAGCAGCCAGGAGTCTATAGGACAAAGGTCAAGACTGATTATTAACATAAGTGGAAACAATATACCAAAGTGGTGGACAGAACAAAAACAGCAACTCATTAAGGCTCGCCTATTATCTATATCAACAG aTGAATTATTCTCGTCTAGTTGGTGCAACATTCAAGGATCCAAAGTTGaggttttagttttgaattttcatacAAAGAATTATACATTACCTGAGTTTGTGGAGAAAATGGATAAACTCAAGGTTTTGATAATCAATAATTATGGTTTCTTTCATTCCAAAATaagcaattttcaatttcttgggTCTCTACCCAATTTAAAAAGAATCAGATTAGAGAAGGTTTCAATTCCTTCGCTTTGCGAGACCCTAGTACCATTGAAGAGTTTGAAGAAAATATCCTTGTTTATGTGTAATATTGGTAAGGCTTTTGAGAATTGTACAATTCAGGTTTCAGATGCATTTCCAAATTTGATGGAGATAAACATTGACTATTGCAATGATTTGGAGGAATTGCCTCTTGGGCTGTGTGATATCATCCACCTCAAAAAAATCAGCATCACCAACTGTCATAAGTTGTTTGCACTGCCAGAAGAAATTGGAAAGCTGGTGAATTTAGAAGTGCTAAGGCTTAGGTCATGTACTGATTTGTCAGAGCTACCAGATTCAATTAGAAGCCTCCATAAGTTAAGCATTCTAGACATAGCTGACTGCCTAAGCATTATGAAGTTGCCAAAACACATTGGTGAGTTGTGTAATTTAAATGAGCTCAACATGAAAGGGTGCTTGAGATTGCGTACTCAGTTTCCAGAATCAATAATGGATCTTGAGCAGTTAAAGCTTGTGGTATGTGACGAAGAGAGGGCCAGGTTGTGGGAGCCTATCAAGGAATTCCTCCCCAAGCTCAAGGTAAAGGTGGCTGAAAAAGATATCAACTTGAATTGGCTTCCCAAATGA
- the LOC126733371 gene encoding serine/threonine-protein kinase ZRK1-like, whose translation MQSRLRDHFFNRRRKQRKQRERAFVENGGKLLEKLIVCCNGKPIPIRTFSAQQLRQATNNYSEHLGKYWYKGSFEGRIILTRHSSDYLAINDLAISAQMSAHSNVLKPIGCCLETPFPIFVYEFAANGFLADRIYVSLVTKRQHQPMVWERRLKIARQIAHAISYLHTAFQRPVIYMAIDMENIFLDEHDVPKLSNFLVSVSIPEGETDVEVYHGFRNLRFCSPELKTTGKVNEKSDVYSFGWFLLELLTGEDSYNITRLTIDEDSTLVAYTHDRAQSSSINEIVDPTILAEDGEGGATLEQQLQAFLDLASSCTEEDPQRRPTMVDVTKQLRRIERFTQTG comes from the exons ATGCAGAGTAGGTTGAGAGATCATTTCTTtaatagaagaagaaagcaaaggaaacaaagagagagagcatttGTTGAGAATGGAGGCAAGTTACTTGAGAAGCTGATTGTCTGTTGCAATGGAAAGCCTATTCCCATCCGTACCTTCTCCGCTCAACAGCTCCGCCAAGCGACCAACAACTATTCTGAACATCTGGGAAAGTATTGGTACAAGGGTTCTTTTGAAGGACGAATTATTCTCACTAGGCATTCTTCAGACTATTTAGCCATCAATGATTTAGCGATTTCTGCACAAATGAGTGCTCACAGCAATGTATTAAAGCCCATAGGGTGTTGTCTTGAGACTCCATTTCCCATTTTTGTGTATGAATTTGCGGCCAATGGTTTCCTTGCTGATCGAATTTATGTCTCCCTTGTTACTAAACGACAACATCAGCCGATGGTGTGGGAGAGAAGGTTAAAGATTGCAAGGCAGATTGCTCATGCAATTTCTTATCTCCATACTGCCTTCCAAAGACCTGTCATTTACATGGCTATAGATATGGAAAATATCTTCTTAGATGAGCATGATGTTCCCAAATTGTCCAACTTTTTAGTTTCCGTATCAATTCCCGAAGGTGAAACTGATGTGGAAGTTTATCACGGCTTTCGGAATTTAAGGTTCTGCTCCCCTGAGCTTAAAACAACAGGCAAGGTAAATGAGAAATCTGACGTATATAGTTTTGGTTGGTTTCTTCTAGAACTTTTAACTGGAGAGGATTCTTATAATATTACCCGATTGACAATTGATGAAGATTCTACCTTAGTAGCATACACACATGACCGTGCTCAAAGTAGTTCCATAAACGAGATTGTGGATCCTACAATCTTGGCAGAAGACGGGGAAGGAGGTGCTACTTTAGAGCAGCAATTGCAAGCTTTCCTGGATCTTGCCTCATCATGTACAGAGGAAGACCCACAAAGAAGGCCAACTATGGTGGATGTCACCAAACAACTCAGGCGAATTGAGAG GTTCACACAGACTGGGTGA